Genomic segment of Phycisphaerae bacterium:
GAAGAGCGCCTACCTGCGGAAACCGTGGAACCCGCCGCCACCGCCGCGAAATCCGCCGAATCCGCCTCTGTTAAATCCACCGCCTCCAAAGCCTCCGCCGCCAAATCCGCCTCCGCCATGAAACCCGCTAAAACGACTTGAGAGGCTGTCGCCATAATTGCGCGATGACCAGTCGTTGTGCATCTGCTGCTGATAGCCGTGATTCTGCCAGCCTTGGGACCGTTCGGCGTTTTGCCAGCCGCCGCCCCCGCCCCCGCCGTAGTGCTGCCAGTCGCCCGTACCCTCACGCTTGTACACATTTCCGTCCTTACCCGCATAGACGTTGTTCTGCGGCCCTTTCACGACGGCGCCGCCCTGGTTGCCCTGGACGCCCCACATCGACTTGCCGCCCGAAGTCTCGGCCCAGCCGGCGCGACCGGCTTCTCCGGAGACGTGGCCGCCCGCGGCCCATTGATCCCCCTTGGTCGCGACGCTGTGGCCCCACGACTGGTAGCCGTTGGTCGCGCTGGCGTGGGCGCGCGAGACGCCAGTGTAGGGGTTGTAGGCCTGGTGGACCTCGCCCGCGCCGTACGGTCCGTAGTGGTAAGCGCCGCGGGAGAAGGCGCCGGTGACGGAGTTGTAACCCGCGTAGTGCGCGGCGCCGCCGTAGGGACCGTAGTAGCCGCAACTGCGATAGTAGCCGCCGTAGCCGTAGTGATACGCGGCGGCGCATCCGTAGGAATAGTACGCGGGCGTACACGCGTAGTATGAGTTGCTTGAGCCGGCCAAGAGCGCGCCGGTCAACATGCCCGCGCCGAACATCAGCGTCCCCGTGGCCGCGACGTACTCTCCCGAATAGCCGCTGGTGTAGCCGACTTGCACCGTGTCCGGCGTCGAGTCGTATACCTTGACGTAGGTGACGTTGTAAACCGGACTCGAAGACGGAATGGTGTAGATCTGCGGCGGCACGGACGCGCAGACGGTCCATGGACCGGTCGCCGACGGCGCCATAAACCAGACGCCCTGACTGCAGCAATAGTATTTTTGATCAAGGCCTATGACTTCGTACGGCGAATTGACGGCATAGGACATCGACGTGCCGTCAATGGGTTTGAACTTGGGCGGGCCGTCGTATTCGACCTTCACCTTCGCTTCGCTGCGCTTGATCGTGGCCAAGTGTGGGACGGAGGCCAGTAGCGTCGCGTCGCGGGCTTGAGAGGTGCCGGGAACGTTTGCGAGGACATCCGCAACGGGGCTGTCTAGCGGGATTTTTGCGAAATCCGGCGGCAGGCTGGTCGTGGCGGCCGACCACGGGCCCATCAGGGAGTCGGCGCTGAACCAGCGCCCCGCGACCATGAAGTAGGTCTTGTCGCTGTTGGTTTCGAGAAACAGCGGCATGGTCGGGTTGCTCACGTACATCAGAGCAGTGCCGGCGATGGGCGTGTAGGCCGGCTCGCCCTGGGTCACGATGAGTTCCGCGGGTTCGATACTGGCGAATACGCGCGGGGATGGCGATTGCTTGCCGGGGATGTTCTTGCGGACGCTGTCCCATACGGGATCGGTGGGCAGGTTATTGAATTCCGAGGGCAGGCCCTGCGCGGCGGCCCAGGGACCCTTGGCGGCATCAGGGGCGGTCAGCCACGAATCACTGTTCTGGAGGTAGTATTGGGAGTCCTTTTCGTTAAGGAACACCGGCCAATTGGTATTCACGGCGGCCATGAGCCGCGTACCCTTGATAGGGCGGAACTGGGGCGCCCCCATGAAGATCACGAGTATGGCGGGCTGATCGCTGTAGAGAATCTTGGGCGGATCGAGGTTGACGTTGACGGCGGGCGGTTTGTTTGGCGCGTCGTGCAAGCAGGCAAGGACGCGGTCCAGCGACACTTCGAGGTAGTCTTTTTTCGGCAGCACCTCATGGGCGATCTTCTTGAGGGATTCGGTCTGTGAGGCGGAGGCCGGCGGAAAGCGGACATTGGTTTGCAGATTCGTGATCATGACGACGTTGCGGTCGTGATCGACGAAGGTGTCGCCCTTGACTTCCAGAACTCCGTAGACAGGCTCCTTTTTGTGATGCTCAACCGCCATGGCCATGCGGAAGCAGATCTTCGCGTAGTTGTCCCATTGGTCGATCTGGGGCTGATAGAGAATGACCTTGTCGCGGTGCTTTTCGAAGACGCGCGGCCAAGTCGGCTCGGAGCGGTCCGGGGCGTCCGCCGCCGGCGCGCCGGTGTCACCGGTCTGAGCCGAGGCGGTCGAGACGGCGACGAGCATTATCGTGTTGAGTGAGAAGAAAACGAGAAACGTCAATCGGGGTGTGGTACACATCGCACTCACTCCTTTCATTTTGATGCGGCAATTCAACAGCAACGCGATGAGGAGGCCGGGGCCTCACGGGACAGGGGAGGGCGAGTGCTCCTTTACCAGTAAAGTAATGTAACCGATCGCCAGGCGCCCGTCACTCTGCCAGGGGTCGCCTTCGCCATTTCGACCCTCTTTTTGCCTTTGAAACGATTCGATCCAACTCACGGTAGTAAGGACGCCCGCCCTCCGGAGGTCGTCCATCAAAAGGTCTCGATCGGCATCGACGTTGGGCGAAATGTGGTGGGTAATCTGCCCGGTCAGATGGCTGAACCCGACGTGGGTATCAAAAGTGGCGGCCCCCCACCACAGCGGCCGCCCCTGGTCGTCGAGTTTGTCAGACCGCCAGAACCGCACGTGGTGCCGCTCGCGCGGGTTGTCGCCGACAGGCTTTTCGAAGGCGAGGTCCTGCTTTCGGCCGAAGAGAAACAGCGGGCTGACCGGGGCCTCGTCGAAGGGCCGTTTGAAAACCACGCCTACGGCGATGCGCAGTGAACTTTCGATAGTGATGGGATCGGCGGGATACCAGCCGGCCGCGAGCATTCCCCGATGCAGTTGTTCGTCCGATCCAACGAGGGCGACGTTCAACGGATCGCCGGGGAGGCCGCTTTTGGTATGGGTCACGGTCGCGGCGTCGGCCAGCGCGGGATGGCGCTCTTCGTGGCGGCGCCAGACGAGGGGCAGAATCAGGAAGGCGACGGCGACATAGATGATCACGAGACCGACGAGCAGACGGATCGCCCGATGAAGCCCGACGCGGCGTCTGAGGGGGGCAGAGATATCGGCTTGCAGCACGGTCTCAACATTTCTGTCACGGCTTCCCATTCGAACCATACCTGGCGGAGGTTAGAACTGCGCAATCCGCTCAAGACACCAGAAGGCGCCCAGCGCGCCAATGCAAGTTGCAGTTAGTGAAGTCATGCGTTGGGTCACTACGGAGGGGAATTCGAATCTGCTGGCGACAGCGATTAGGGCTACCGTCGCCGCGATGAACGCAATTTGCCCTAATTCCACACCAATGTTGAAGCACAGCAGGGCGAGGGGGATCGCATTTTCCGGCAGACCGGCCTCGCTGAGCGCGCCGGCGAAGCCGAACCCGTGCAGCAGCCCAAACGCGAACGCAATCACCCATGGCCGGCGCGCCGTCAATCCCGGTTTGCCCTGCCTTCCGTGTACGATTTCCGCCGCCACAAACACGATGCTCAGCGCGATGACGGCCTCCACAGGCTTCTGTGGCACGTCGACGAATCCGAGCGTGGCCGCCGCGAGCGTGAGGCTGTGGGCCACGGTGAACGCGGTCACCGTCGCCACGACGCGCCGCCAGCCCCGCACCAGCAAGAGCAACGCCAGCACGAACAACAGGTGATCAATGCCGCCCCAGATGTGTTCGATTCCCAGCCACAAATAGGTTCCCGCCACGCTCCATCGGGTTGGCGTCGCGGCCATCTCCATCCACGGCTGTGAGGGGCGCACGAGGGCCGCCCCTTTGGTGCCGTCCAGCATCTCGAAGCGCACCAGCACGTCGGTGATCGTCAGTTGAAGTCCCGGAAACTCAATGCGCTTGCCGGCGAGGCCCCGCGGTCCGGCCTCAATCCAGCGCCGTTCGAGCCGCGAATCGGTCAACTCCTGCACGACGGGATCTCTCAGACTCCGGACGTCGTCGGGTAGCTTCAAGACGACGGGCAGGCGCATGCCGGCCAAGACCGGAGTGCGCCAGAGCACGCTGAACCGGCTGGGCGCGGTTTCCTTGAGTTCGAGATATGCGGGACGAGTTTCGTGCGCCTGAGCCGATGAGAACGCGCACAGCACTGCCAGCACAATGCCGGTTATGGTCTGCCGAGCGCGTTGCTGACGCATCATTGTGCGCCCCCGCTCAAGGGGCCAGAGGCGGCAGCGGTAGCGTCCGCGGACGGCGCCGCAGCCGTACTTGCGCTCTCCGGCGGCTCGGGCACCAGCACGGTGTATTTGGCCCGGAGCTCCTGATACGCCTTCTGCCAGGCCAGCGCCTTCTGCTCACCGAGCCATGCCGTCTTCACGTCCGGCTCCACTTCCTCGAAGTCTGGCACGCGACCGGGAATCGCGGTGTCCACGAACACCAAATGCCAACCGAAGCCGGACTCGATCGGCCCCTGCCACGAACCGATCGGGAGATTCGCAACCGCCTGGGCGAACTGCGGCCCGAATTCCTTGCCAAGATAATCCGGCGCGCGGTCGCGGTAATACTCCTGGGACATGAACGAGTCGGCGAATGAGTCGGGGAGCTGCACATCCTCCGACTGGCCGCCGAGCTGCGCCATCGCCTTGGCCGCGTCGTCACGAGCGCGTTCCCCGCGACGGTCGGGGGAGAAGTAGAGATGCCGAAAGCTGATGCGCCTGGGCATGGCAAACTTGTCGGAGTACTTCGCGTACCATGTTCTGAGCTCGGCGTTGGTCGGCTCGCGCGCTGCGGCGGTGTCCTCGGCCAGGAATTGCATCTTTTGCGCCATGCGTCGCTTTACGATGGTGTCTTCTCTGTCGAGGCCCATTTCCAGCCCTTCACGATACAGAACTTCTTCCTGCACCTTGTTTTCAACCAGACGCGCGAATTCCTCGGCTGTCGGCTGGCGTTTCCATTGCGCCTGGAAGACCAGCACGAGCTGGCCGAGGTCGTCGAGGGACAGTCGAATCTCCTTGGACGACGGCGCCGGTTCGCGCGCCGGTTGTACATAGCGGAACACGGCAAACAGTGCCGCTCCGATCAGGGTAAAGTGCAACAGTGGTTCATGTAACAGGCGTTTCATGAGATGCATAACTTGCAGCGCGACCCGAGACTACTGCGTCGGGGCCTGCGCTTTCGAGTCTGTTAAGCGCGCAAACATTGCATTCGTTGCTACTACGGCCTAGCTCGACTTATTCCTGCGTACCGGGGTGCGGGTCAATATCGGTGTGCAGGAAGGCGTCCTGACTTCGCTTGTCGTACTCGCCCTTGTTTAGCTTCACGAGGTTGGACGGACCTTTGGCAAGGATCTCGTAGTTGGCATAGCCGAATTCGTTGTTGCGCGCCGCAAAATACTGGTCGGCGAGCTTGTACACCGCCAGCGCGAATGGCGTACCGCCAACATTGATCACGAGCTTGCCGTTATTAATTGAATACGGCGTGGGCAAGGTCTGGTAATCGTCCCTTGGCAGATTTCCAGTCCCGCTGGGCAACGTCGCACGCCCGCCGATGTGCAGCGTGAGGGCGTTCCCTTCGGTATCGAAACGAACTTTGAACGGTTCGCCCGTTACGTTGTTGCGCAGCCAGATGGATTTGCCGACGAGAAGGGCCTTCAACTGCTCGTCGTCGAGCGCCGTCGCTTTTTTGGCTTTAAGTTCGGAAACGGTCAGGCCAGGTTTGGCTTCCTTGCGCGCTTCGGCGCTGGGCGTGTACCAGATGGGTGAGCTCCAGGCGCGTTCCTGAACGGTGGCCGGCACGACATCGGGCGGCGCGATTCCAACTTCACGCGCTTGGATGGTTGTCCAGCGCGGCGTGGGAATCTCCAAAACGCGTGCGTAGTAGAAGGCGTGCAGACTTGGGTCAAAGTTTGGATCGGTCCACACCGCATTGAGTTGCACTGCGCCAACCGTGTTTTCGTATGTGGCATTCTTGATGTCCACCGTGCTTTGAATTGGCGGCACTGAATCCGTCGTGGGGTCCATTTTGCGGTCGCCGGCCCAGACTACGTCGTAGATGTTCTCGAAACTCTGGCCGCTCTTCGTCCAGCCCTTGATGATTTGAACGCGATCCAGGTTGCCCGAGGTCGGGTCCTTCACCCCCCAGACGATGAAGGTCGGGGCCTTCGCCTTGAGGGGCGGCAGGTCGCCACCCATGGGTACGCCACCGGCATAGGCTGGTTTGACCCAATCGTTCTGCTTCAACATGGCCGCGTCGTAATCCCAACCGCCGAAGAAGCGAATCTTGATGCGCGGGCCGCTCGTGCCAAAAGTCTCCTTGCGGTACATCGCGTCCCAGATCGAAGCGCGGGTGTTTTCTTCGGCCCACACACCGGACAGGCCGGCGGGACTTTCGAGGCGCACGTCCAACCCGGTGAAGATGTGACCGGCCATGCGGGTTTCAATGGCGCCGTCATTGATGCCATGGCCGCCATAGAAGTTGTTTTGGCGATATGGACTTCCGGAATTGTGCGAATCGGATCCGCATACGAAGCCGAATTTGTAAGGGTTGTAGCCGTTCGCGTCCTGTAGCGCCAGGCCGTCCTTCAACGCCTGCCGCGCGTAGCTGCCGACAATCTTTGGGATCCGGCCGGACTCTTCAGGAAGACCGATCAGAAAACTCGTAATCTCGTAATTGGCGAATTCATCGTTCGGGGAAAGCAAGGGGTGGGTCTCGGATTGCCCTTTGATCTGCTTGATCTCGATCAAGCGCTCGTTGCGCATGCGTGCGTCCGCCCAGGCGGCGTCGATGGGCCGGCCAAGACTGTCAACGTCGGTCGGATACATCCAGCCGTCGCTCAAATTGGCGTTGTGAGAGATGGCCAGCAGCTCGTTGCCGGCCTTGCGCTGCGCGTCCATCCACCTCCACAAGTCCTCCGGATGCCAGGAGTCCAGCATGCTGAACGGCATGTCGCAGACATGGGCGGAATCGCGGAAGTAAATGTTGCGATGCAGATTGCGATTATTGTACTGCGAGGTGTACTCGTAGGAGCAGAACGCAGTGAACTTGCCCGGATGGTTATTCTCGTCGGCGAGTTTGCAGTTCTCTTTCCAGATCGTGCCGGCCACCTCCGGACTCATGAACGCTTTGATGGGCGGTTTGCTGACGAGCGAGACGAGATAAGTGAATACCTTGAGAACTTCCTGGGGATTGTCCGGATCCTTGAGGATCAGTCCCTGGGCCTCCGGCATCTTGCTGACAGCCGAGCCTGGGGTATTGGCTTGCTTGGTGACCCCAACGTACTCGGAGTGGTCGGTCACACCCATCCAGTCCAGCGGCGTGTCAATCCTGATGTCATAGCCCTGCGGATGCTTGAGCGTCTGGCCTTGCGCATACTTGTAGGCTTCGTTCGGCCCCGTGAGGTGATTGCCGAACAACCAGGCGTCTACCGACCAACTGGTGTGGATGTGTTGTTCGCCGAAATAGGCGTCGCGTTCCGGATTCGGTGCGGCGATTGACGGCGCCACCGCGGCCAAGCTCAGGGTTATAGCGGTAATCAGTTTTTTCATCTTGACCTCACATTCCTGCGTGAATCTGGTGGTCGCGCGGCAACGCCGGATGACGCGGGCACCGCGCGGCTCCCAACCGGTAGAGCGCCGACCCTTACTCGCGGCCGGCGGCGGCTTGCTTCATGCCCTCTTCGAGCTTTTTGATTTCCTCGGGGCTCAGTTTCGGTCGGTCAACCTTGATCGTGAGTTTGTTGAGCTTCCCGGTAAAGGTGAACGGAGGGCGGTAGTCCGCATCGTTCACGCCGGTCAGCGTGTCGGAGCCGACGTCGAAGGCCTCGTCCCACTGCAGAATCATGGGCAGCGTATGCGGCATGGATTCAGTGGCCACGGTTTTTCCATCCACTTTGAGTGTTCCGGTGCCGGGGCGGCCAAGACCGCTCATGTTGTTGAAGGCGAGCGTCCCGACGCCGAGACCGTCATACTTGAAGTCGAATTCGACAATGTGCCGGCCGGGCGAAAGCGCTTCCGGTCCTTCCCACTTGATGCGCTTCAGATCAATGAGGTTCCACAGGAACACCGGCCTGCCCTTGAGCAGGTAAAACCCATAGCCGGCGAAGCGACCGCCGGAGGTGAGGATCATGCCCTCCGCGCCACCTTGCGGCACTTCAATGTCCGCGGTGATCGTATAGGAGCTGTTGAGAATGGCGGGAGAGTCGCCCTGCGGCAGGCCGGTCATGGGTCGCGTATAGACGAACTCGGTGCGACCGGCGGTGATGTTCGGGCGCGGGGCCACGATGCGGGCGGCCACGGAGGCGTCCATCGGGAAGACCTGATATTTCTTCGCCTCCGCGATGAACATCTCCTTCAGTTGCTTCACTTTTTCCGGATGCTGGTCCGCGAGGTTCCGGGACTGGCTGAAGTCCTTGCTCAGGTCGTAGAGTTCGAGCACCTGGTTGTTGAGCGGGTCGGGATTGGCGGGGCCGAAGGCCTCCCACGGCGCGCGGTTGACCTTGGTGGCAAGGAGCCAGCCATCGTGATACAGGGCCCACTGGCCGAACATCTCGAAATACTGGGTTTTGTGTCGTGAGGGTTCTTTGGCATTCTTCTCGTCGAAGGTATAGACCAGGCTCGTGCCTTCGATCGGCGCCTGTCGGATGCCGTCCGCATATTCGGGAGCGGTGATCCCGCAGGCCTCGAGAATGGTGGGCACGATGTCAATGATGTGGCAGAACTGTTCGCGCAGGCCGCCCTGATCCTTGATCCGCGCCGGCCAGGAAATGGCCATGCATTGACGGATACCGCCGAGTCTGGAAGCGTTCTGTTTGAACCAGGTGAAAGGCGTATCGAAGGCCCACGACCAGCCTGCCGACATGTGGTTGTAGGTCTCTTCCGTGCCCCAGACGTCGTACCACTTCATTTGTTCCTCGACCGGCATCTGGTTGATGCCGTTGAAGAACGCGACTTCGTTGGGCGTGCCCAGCGGGCCGCCCTCGGCGCTGGTGCCGTTGTCTCCGTTGATGTAGATGATGAGCGTGTTGTCGAGCTTGCCCATGTCCTCGACGGCCTGGATGACCCGGCCGATTTCGTGGTCGTTGTACGCTTCATAGGCCGCGAAGATTTCCACCTGCTTGATATAGAGCTTTTTCTCTTCGGGCGTACAGTCGTCCCAGTTCTTGATGACCTGCGTGGGCCAGGGCTCAAGCTGGGTGTCCTTGGGGATCACGCCGAGGCGCTTCTGGTTCTCGAAGATTCGCTCGCGCACCTTGTTCCAACCGTCGTCGAACAAGTGCAAGGCACTGATCTTCTCCACCCACTCCCGGGTCGGATGATGCGGCGCGTGCGTCGCGCCAGGGGCATACTTGACGAAGAAAGGCTTGCCCGGATCAATCTGATGGATGCGATTCAAGTAATCAATAGCGTCGTCGGCCATTCCGGTGACCAGGTTCCAGCCCGGCTTGCCCTCAAAGGGATAGATTTGCGTTGTGTTGCGGAAAAGGTTCGGCTGCCATTGATTGGCGTCGCCGCCGACGAAGCCGAAGAAGTAGTCGAAGCCCTGCCCGATGGGCCAATTCTCAAAAGGCCCGACCTGGCTCGCCGCGAAGGCGGGGACGTTGTGGTCTTTGCCGAACCAGGAGGTGGCGTAGCCGTTCTCCTTGAGGATGCGACCGATGGTGGCCTTGTCCTTCGCAATGATGCTGTTGTAGCCGGGGAAGCCGGTGGATTGCTCGGAGATCACGCCGAAGCCGGCCGAGTGATGATTGCGCCCGGTGATGAGCGCTGCGCGGGTCGGCGAGCAGAGCGCGGTGGAATGAATGTTGTTGTAGCGCAGGCCGTTCTTCGCGATGCGGTCCATGGTCGGTGTCGGGATAACGCCGCCGAACGTGCTGGGGACGCCGAAACCCGAGTCGTCGGTAATGATGAGCAGCACGTTGGGCGCTCCCTTGGGAGGCACAACGCGCGGCGCCCACCAGGCCTTGGAGCGCAGTGCATCATCCTTAATCACTCCATCGAACTTCGGATCAGGTGGCGGGAGTTGTTTTCCATCGATGGTGGTCGTCGCGCCGGGCGAACCGACTGTTCCCGTCGTCTCTTGCGAGTTCGCTCGGTTCGCGACGATGAATACCGCCAACGCCACAGCGCAGGCAACGCGCAAATTGGCACGCATCATGTTGATCTCCCTTTATTGGCTGTTAATGACTGACGCGGATTCAACCTGCTGCCGCGCGCCCGCCTGAGTTCCCGCTCCGGCGAGGTCGGTCAGTGTACGAGGGTAGCCCAAAAAACGCCATAGCGAGTCATGATGGCAACCGGTTCCCCCTGAAAGAGGGCCTACGCGCCAAGTTGAACGCTGGCCAGACCGCTGGGCACGTCATCGCAGAAGTCGAAGATCTTGTCGAGACCGGTCACGAGGAAGACGCCCCAGGCGCTGGTGCTGATACCGCAGAGACGGAGCTTTCCGCCACCGGTCGCGTGCATCAGCTTCCTGAGCTTGAGGAGCTTGGCGATGTTGGAGGAGTTGAGGAAGTTAACGGAGGAGAAATCGAGAACGGCGTGGGCGCCGTGGCGGCGCTCAAGGGTTTCGTGCAGCGCGTTCAGGTCGTCGGAAAACAGCGGGTCGTCCTGAAGCTCGGCCAGCACGATGTTGTCGGACCAGTCTTTGAGAGACATCGAGGCCAACTTATCGGCTGGAAGTGACAGTGTCAAATTGGGCGGAACGCGTCGGGAAGCGGAGGAAAGGGCGGAGCCGGGCCAGCGTTCGCGGGCCGATGCCCGGTATGGGTGAGAGGCTACCGGCAGATTGAAAAAAGGGACGTTCGGAATTGGGGTCGGCGGCGCGCTGCGAATCCCGATAGGCGACAATTTTTCGGGCCAGCGATTCACCAATACCGGGGAGTTGCGCCAACTCAAACCACTGGGCGGTATTCGGATCAACCCCCATGTTAAGCGCCATGCTGTCAATGCTGGGCCGTCCGAGATTTGCACCGGCAGGGCGGAGGATTCCGCCAAATGCAAGGGTGGACAGAAGCAGCGCGCCGACCAAAGCCAGGGCGGGCAGTGCGGACGGTAATCGGGCGTCCTTAAGGGGCATGGACGCCGCAGGGTGATTTCCGAAGGCCACTTGCACAGGTCGCATGTTATACCCGAAGTAGGTAGTGCGGCCCGGTCGAGGATCGCTTACGAAGCTGTTATGCCGCAGCGCGGGCCGGAACGGGGGGTAAAAGGTGGTGGGTGGGATAGAAGGCACGGGCCGGCCCTGTCAGACGGGGGCTGCCAGGCCATGCAGATACTACGCAACCCCGCATGCACCCTGGAGTTGGATTCGCCTCCCAACGTGGCGGATTCGGCGTACGGAACGGTCGGTTCGAGCCGGCTTTGAGGTTATCCGGACGCTTCTAACCAATGGGGGAATCAGGGGTCTAAACAGAGCAACCTGCCATCGCCGTGCTTCCCAATGCCTGAAGCCGACCGGCGGGAGATATGGTCCCGGTGGGAGATTGTGCGCCGGGGAGACCACGCGTATAGTGCGCGGTTCGATCAAACCTCCAGGATAAAGCTCCACGGAATAACCATTATGCCAGCCACAGAGTGTTTGGACCGGATGGGAGTCCGGTCTGACGAACGATTTGTCACCACGGAGGACGAAACACTGTCGAACGCGAATGTGCTCAGCGCGATCCAGCTTGGGCCCATCGATGACCGGACGCCGTCCCAGCGACGGGCCGAGAAGCTATTCCAGTATTTTGTCATCGTCGCAGGACTCATCGGACTGACTGTCGCTTTCGCCAGTGGACGGGTCTTTGAGCGGTTCTCCCTGTGGCAGACGGCATGGGGCAGCTCGTTCTGGATCATGTCGCTGGCGTACGGTGGGTTGATGTACGCCGTATTGGTGTGGCGCGTGATCCTCTGGCGGCGGTATCGGCCGATGGAAGCCGTGCCGGACGAACAACTGCCGTTTGTGTCCGTCATTATCCCGGCGTTCAACGAAGGAGCCCTGGTCAAGCAGTCCATCCTCTCGGTCGCGGCGTCGAATTATCCGACGGACCGGCTAGAAATCATCGCGATCGACGACGGCAGCGCGGATGACACGTGGCTGCACATCCTGACGGCGGCGCGGCAGGGAGAAAAGCGCGTAAAGATCCATACGCTGAGGCAGCCCACCAATAAAGGCAAGCGCGAGGCGCTGGTGCTCGGTTTTGACAAAGGGCGGGGCGACGTCTTCGTGACGATCGACTCGGACAGCATGATCCACGCGGACGCGCTGCGCAACGGCGTGACGCCGCTGGTGCGCGATCCGCGGATCGGATGCGTGGCGGGCTGCGTTGAGGTGATGAACCCCCGGCAGAGCATCTTCACGCGCTTCCTGAAATGTACCTTCAGCCTGTCGTTCAAGTTCGTGC
This window contains:
- a CDS encoding glycosyltransferase; the encoded protein is MPATECLDRMGVRSDERFVTTEDETLSNANVLSAIQLGPIDDRTPSQRRAEKLFQYFVIVAGLIGLTVAFASGRVFERFSLWQTAWGSSFWIMSLAYGGLMYAVLVWRVILWRRYRPMEAVPDEQLPFVSVIIPAFNEGALVKQSILSVAASNYPTDRLEIIAIDDGSADDTWLHILTAARQGEKRVKIHTLRQPTNKGKREALVLGFDKGRGDVFVTIDSDSMIHADALRNGVTPLVRDPRIGCVAGCVEVMNPRQSIFTRFLKCTFSLSFKFVRAYQSEFRGVFCTPGALSIYRADFVRKVADEWASQQFLGQRCTTGEDRAMTNLFLREGWLTAYQGNAVVWSKMPHTYMGLVMMLLRWARSNIRETIVLFRFMFTRFRGAYLNTFRFNMIVTALTLFMPVLLIGNSIVLLATAEGYALHQLGMVMTYAMIMSVIYYKSERDLDWVWLFLYEFFWVACLSWVMPYAALTLRNTGWLTRGVSRASSPPQLPEPSSQPVPALAVAG